The proteins below come from a single Triticum aestivum cultivar Chinese Spring chromosome 5D, IWGSC CS RefSeq v2.1, whole genome shotgun sequence genomic window:
- the LOC123126017 gene encoding NDR1/HIN1-like protein 1 translates to MSKDRHEHHLRRCCGGLAACLLFLVVAVAVTALIVYLVLRPAKPSFYLQDLQLRSVSLGDPSLSATAQVTLASRNPNDRVGVLYRRLDVFVTYRDEPVTVPVSLPPAYQGHRDVTIWSPVLSGESVPVAGFVADAMKQDIAAGYVALQVKVDGRVRWKVGSWVSGSYHLFVSCPAVLAAGPGGVPPGAGGPNGTAGRAVASLKFTQPTGCTVGT, encoded by the coding sequence ATGAGCAAGGACAGGCACGAGCACCACCTGCGGCGCTGCTGCGGCGGCCTCGCGGCGTGCCTCCTGTTCCTGGTCGTCGCCGTCGCGGTCACCGCGCTCATCGTCTACCTGGTGCTCCGCCCCGCCAAGCCCTCCTTCTACCTGCAGGACCTGCAGCTCCGCTCCGTCAGCCTCGGGGACCCGTCCCTGTCCGCCACCGCGCAGGTCACGCTCGCCTCCCGCAACCCCAACGACCGCGTCGGCGTCCTCTACCGGCGCCTCGACGTCTTCGTCACCTACCGCGACGAGCCCGTGACCGTGCCGGTGTCTCTGCCGCCCGCGTACCAGGGCCACCGGGACGTCACCATCTGGTCCCCCGTGCTGTCCGGGGAGTCCGTGCCCGTGGCCGGGTTCGTCGCCGACGCCATGAAGCAGGACATCGCCGCCGGGTACGTGGCGCTGCAGGTCAAGGTCGACGGCCGCGTCCGGTGGAAGGTCGGCAGCTGGGTCTCCGGCAGCTACCACCTCTTCGTCAGCTGCCCTGCGGTGCTTGCCGCCGGCCCCGGCGGTGTCCCgcccggggctggtggccccaacGGCACCGCCGGCCGCGCCGTCGCGTCGCTGAAGTTCACGCAGCCCACAGGGTGCACCGTCGGCACGTGA